From the Acidilutibacter cellobiosedens genome, one window contains:
- the agaB gene encoding PTS galactosamine transporter subunit IIB: protein MKTPNILWTRIDNRLVHGQVGVTWTTTIRPNLMIVVDDETANDKIQQELMQMTAESVGVGIRFFSVQKCIDVIFKASPSQKIFIIARTPETVRKLVEGGVPIKLCNIGNMHYSEGKKVSRDVHVYLDEKDLEDLRAIRNMGVDVFIQITPNDHKLDFEI, encoded by the coding sequence ATGAAAACGCCTAATATTTTGTGGACGCGAATAGATAACAGACTGGTACATGGCCAGGTAGGTGTAACTTGGACGACAACGATTCGGCCGAATTTAATGATTGTTGTTGATGATGAAACGGCGAATGATAAAATTCAACAGGAGTTGATGCAAATGACGGCTGAATCAGTTGGAGTAGGAATACGTTTCTTTTCGGTACAAAAATGTATCGATGTTATTTTTAAAGCATCGCCTTCTCAGAAAATATTTATTATTGCAAGAACTCCGGAAACAGTGAGGAAACTTGTTGAAGGAGGAGTTCCTATAAAATTGTGTAATATTGGAAATATGCATTATTCGGAAGGGAAAAAAGTATCTCGTGATGTTCATGTTTATCTTGATGAAAAGGATTTGGAAGATTTAAGAGCAATTCGAAATATGGGAGTTGATGTTTTCATACAGATAACTCCAAATGATCATAAGCTTGATTTTGAAATTTAG
- the deoC gene encoding deoxyribose-phosphate aldolase, giving the protein MLTVKKIAKIIDHTILKPNATSLEITKACNECKKYGFGMIAINSAQVKFCKEQLKETGIHVGAAISFPLGQTTLETKLFETKNSIDNGCDEIDYVINIGELKNGNIKYVEKEMEAIVGLCHDRNIISKAILENCYLERNEIIELCKIALKIKPDFIKTSTGFGISGAKVEDVKLMKSIVKDEVGIKAAGGIRDLNTFLEMIDAGATRIGTTSSIKIIKEYQSSKGIQK; this is encoded by the coding sequence TTGCTAACAGTTAAAAAAATAGCTAAGATTATTGATCATACGATATTGAAGCCAAATGCGACATCCCTTGAAATTACTAAGGCTTGTAATGAATGTAAGAAATATGGATTTGGAATGATTGCCATAAATTCAGCTCAAGTAAAATTTTGTAAAGAGCAACTTAAAGAGACTGGTATACATGTAGGGGCTGCCATCAGTTTTCCCTTGGGGCAAACTACATTAGAAACTAAATTATTTGAAACAAAAAACTCCATTGATAACGGATGTGATGAGATTGACTATGTAATTAATATAGGGGAGTTAAAGAATGGAAATATTAAATACGTAGAAAAAGAAATGGAGGCTATTGTGGGCTTGTGTCATGACCGCAATATAATTTCAAAAGCGATATTGGAAAATTGTTATTTGGAAAGAAATGAAATTATTGAATTATGCAAAATTGCATTAAAAATAAAGCCGGATTTTATAAAGACATCCACCGGGTTTGGAATAAGCGGAGCAAAAGTTGAAGACGTTAAGTTAATGAAGAGCATTGTTAAAGATGAAGTTGGGATTAAAGCGGCTGGGGGAATTCGTGATCTAAATACTTTTTTAGAAATGATTGATGCAGGAGCAACCAGAATAGGGACAACAAGTAGTATAAAAATTATTAAAGAATATCAAAGTAGTAAGGGAATACAGAAATAG
- a CDS encoding ribulose-phosphate 3-epimerase, whose translation MNKFISPSIMCGDWANFDKNIKSFEENSIDYIHVDIMDGEFVPNFAFGTDFVSYLHKRTNIPLDIHLMVTNPNIKIDFFKFNPNDIVTFHIEASHNPLNTIKKIHSIPAKAGIALKPKTDVETLIPYIEQIELVLILTVHPGFAGQKLIPYTLNKIKQTRKLADYLNPNLLIEVDGNVSFENSGKMSQLGANVFVAGTSSLFNNADFNTNVVKLRNSIIRN comes from the coding sequence GTGAATAAATTTATATCCCCGTCTATAATGTGCGGAGATTGGGCCAATTTTGACAAAAATATAAAATCTTTTGAAGAAAATTCAATTGATTATATTCATGTTGATATAATGGATGGAGAATTTGTTCCTAACTTTGCCTTTGGAACGGATTTTGTTAGTTATTTGCATAAAAGAACCAATATTCCTTTAGATATTCATCTAATGGTAACCAATCCAAATATTAAAATTGATTTTTTTAAATTCAATCCTAACGATATCGTTACTTTTCATATAGAAGCAAGTCACAATCCGTTAAATACAATAAAAAAAATTCATTCGATTCCCGCAAAGGCAGGAATTGCCTTAAAACCTAAAACAGACGTTGAAACATTGATTCCTTATATTGAACAAATAGAACTTGTTCTTATTTTAACGGTTCACCCTGGATTTGCAGGTCAAAAGCTAATACCTTATACCTTAAATAAAATAAAACAAACTCGAAAATTGGCAGATTACCTTAATCCCAATTTATTAATTGAAGTCGATGGCAACGTTAGTTTTGAAAACAGTGGTAAAATGAGTCAGCTTGGAGCAAATGTCTTTGTCGCCGGAACAAGTAGTTTGTTTAATAATGCAGATTTTAATACGAATGTCGTTAAGCTTAGAAATTCCATTATTAGAAATTAA
- a CDS encoding SIS domain-containing protein, which produces MSDKKMTMLDYVYETPQAVRNNVKNSFNITKNLVDLFLKKDYKRLWIIASGSSYNASQCAKLFIEKYLNIEVKIISPFTFNYYESNLKDDDFAIVISQSGCSTNSIDSLKKLNELKIESIGVTANLDSDFKDYATHIIDYGCGIETVGYVTKGVVTLSVFLMLFSVEASYAKGNLTSEEKAMLLNQISDSMSTYEEITRNTLKLFKDNYKSFTSMTNAYVCGCGISFGAALEGALKIGETIQIPAVAYEAEEFLHGPNLQLNPLYTLFFIDNEDSTSQRTIEIYHAVRSITDRAFIITNNKTVDEQHALRFTSQPNPYLKSIYTVAFFQVLSFMVTNELHKWEKHPLYNKFKTLISYKSKSYIDREC; this is translated from the coding sequence ATGTCTGATAAAAAAATGACAATGTTGGATTACGTATATGAAACACCGCAAGCAGTCAGAAATAATGTTAAAAATTCTTTTAACATTACAAAAAATTTAGTTGATCTATTTTTGAAAAAGGACTATAAAAGGCTTTGGATCATTGCATCAGGTTCATCCTACAATGCATCTCAGTGTGCAAAATTATTTATTGAAAAATATTTAAACATTGAAGTAAAGATAATTTCTCCTTTTACCTTTAATTATTACGAATCGAATTTAAAAGATGATGATTTTGCAATAGTAATATCTCAAAGCGGATGTAGTACGAATTCAATCGATTCTTTAAAAAAGTTAAACGAATTAAAGATTGAATCTATAGGGGTTACTGCAAATTTAGACAGTGATTTTAAAGATTATGCAACTCATATCATTGATTATGGCTGCGGAATAGAAACCGTAGGTTATGTAACTAAAGGTGTAGTTACTTTGTCTGTCTTTCTTATGTTATTTTCAGTTGAGGCTTCTTATGCAAAGGGAAATCTGACATCAGAAGAAAAAGCTATGTTACTTAACCAAATTTCAGATTCAATGTCTACCTATGAGGAAATAACAAGAAACACCCTCAAATTATTCAAAGATAATTATAAATCATTTACTTCCATGACAAACGCTTATGTTTGTGGATGCGGAATTAGTTTTGGAGCAGCTCTTGAAGGGGCCTTAAAGATCGGAGAAACAATCCAGATTCCGGCAGTTGCCTATGAGGCAGAAGAATTTTTACATGGACCAAATCTTCAACTAAATCCATTGTATACTCTCTTTTTCATTGATAATGAAGACTCAACATCTCAACGTACAATAGAAATTTATCATGCTGTACGCAGTATAACTGATCGTGCATTTATTATCACAAATAATAAAACAGTGGACGAACAACATGCTCTGCGTTTTACTTCTCAGCCTAATCCATATCTGAAATCAATTTATACTGTTGCCTTCTTTCAAGTACTGTCCTTTATGGTTACAAACGAACTTCATAAGTGGGAAAAGCACCCTCTATACAACAAATTTAAAACTTTAATATCATATAAAAGTAAATCATATATCGACAGAGAGTGTTAA
- a CDS encoding N-acetylmannosamine-6-phosphate 2-epimerase: protein MDEKKEKLLDSMKKGLIVSCQVQRDDPIYTDDIAVKMAESAQWAGAVGIRANSPEQIRAIKEKVDLPMIGLYKIWHKDTDVFITPTLDAAREVWEAGADIIALDCTAQITHEGRPAWNLLKIVRKEIPEAIILADISTYEEAARAIDNGADIVAPTLYGYTKETAHIEGPDYRMLAKMCRNFKDSAYVIMEGHIYTPEDAMKCIYLGAHAVVVGSAITRPHLTAKRFVDMLSGYQSNWRDSERAKHLITE, encoded by the coding sequence ATGGACGAGAAGAAGGAAAAACTGCTGGATTCTATGAAAAAAGGATTAATTGTGTCATGCCAGGTACAACGTGATGATCCGATTTATACAGATGATATAGCGGTTAAAATGGCTGAGTCTGCACAATGGGCCGGAGCCGTTGGAATCCGTGCCAATTCACCTGAACAGATTCGGGCAATTAAAGAAAAAGTCGATTTGCCTATGATTGGATTGTATAAGATATGGCATAAAGATACAGATGTATTTATAACTCCTACTTTAGACGCTGCCAGAGAGGTATGGGAAGCGGGTGCGGATATTATTGCGTTGGATTGTACGGCACAGATAACTCATGAAGGTAGGCCGGCTTGGAATTTATTAAAGATAGTAAGAAAGGAAATTCCGGAAGCCATTATTCTTGCAGATATCTCGACGTATGAAGAAGCAGCAAGAGCAATTGATAATGGAGCAGATATTGTGGCGCCGACTTTATATGGATATACTAAAGAAACAGCTCATATCGAGGGGCCGGATTACCGTATGCTTGCAAAGATGTGCAGGAATTTTAAAGATTCAGCCTATGTAATAATGGAAGGCCATATATATACTCCGGAAGATGCCATGAAATGCATTTACCTTGGTGCTCATGCTGTGGTTGTAGGGAGTGCAATTACACGTCCTCATTTGACGGCGAAACGTTTTGTAGACATGTTGAGCGGATATCAAAGCAATTGGCGGGATTCAGAAAGGGCAAAACATTTAATTACGGAATGA
- a CDS encoding PTS fructose transporter subunit IIABC, producing MRNISQFLSSELVKINLQSKDKKSAIKELSGLFETKQIIKDKNQYIADVLKREEEVSTELDNGVAIPHAKSAAVIKPAVAIGISRNGIDFSGEGRLSYVIFLIAIPQNANDTHISILSNLTSHLLETDCIQKIKGAKTEQEVVDIFSKEIEEEHQTRKGGRFLIGVTGCTVGVAHTYLAQKALEKAANEIGVTIKVETNGSIGIENSPTKEEIEHAEGIIIASDRETDMERFAGKRVINTSAKKGIDEPKELIMQILDKKAPIYKHNQKKTVTHFEESDTESQHKSLYKVLMSGVSYMIPFVVIGGLLIAISLAIGGEPTPNGLVIPEGSFWNKISAVGSTGFTLMIPILAGYIASAIGDRAALAPGMIGGWIANNGSFYNSTAGTGFIGAIIAGLLVGYFVKWLKHFKYPEAIQPLVPIMLIPITASLFIAFIFIFIIGMPISSLMTALNAMLQRLSTGSLIILGIVVGLMQGFDMGGPFGKVAFMFSVGLIAEGQPQFMGAQACAIPVAPLGMALATFLDRKHRLFQSEETANGKAALAMGLVGISEGAIPFAASDPFTVIPANMIGSAVSCTMGFLFGITDTVAHGGPIVLLLGAVNKPLIGLLCMMAGASVTALICLTLKKYKYSKVEKSYN from the coding sequence ATGAGAAACATATCACAATTTCTTTCCTCAGAACTTGTAAAAATCAATTTACAATCTAAGGACAAGAAGTCAGCAATTAAAGAGTTATCAGGTCTTTTTGAAACAAAACAAATTATTAAAGACAAAAACCAATATATTGCTGATGTTTTAAAACGAGAAGAAGAAGTTTCAACAGAGCTGGACAATGGTGTAGCAATACCTCATGCCAAATCAGCAGCAGTCATAAAACCGGCAGTAGCTATCGGAATATCCCGTAATGGGATAGATTTCAGCGGTGAGGGCAGACTGAGTTATGTTATATTTTTGATTGCTATACCTCAGAATGCAAACGATACGCATATTTCAATTCTAAGTAATCTTACATCTCATTTATTAGAAACTGATTGTATTCAAAAGATAAAAGGCGCAAAAACAGAGCAAGAGGTTGTTGACATATTTTCAAAAGAAATAGAGGAAGAACATCAGACAAGAAAAGGGGGAAGATTTTTAATAGGGGTTACAGGATGTACCGTTGGAGTGGCTCATACTTATTTAGCACAAAAAGCATTGGAGAAAGCTGCTAATGAAATAGGAGTTACAATAAAGGTAGAGACAAACGGTTCAATTGGTATAGAAAATTCACCGACAAAAGAAGAGATTGAACATGCAGAAGGAATTATTATTGCCAGTGACAGAGAAACGGATATGGAACGTTTTGCCGGGAAACGAGTTATAAATACAAGTGCGAAGAAAGGAATTGATGAGCCCAAAGAATTGATTATGCAAATTCTTGATAAAAAAGCACCCATTTATAAGCACAATCAGAAAAAAACGGTTACCCATTTTGAAGAATCTGACACAGAGTCACAGCATAAATCATTGTACAAAGTGTTGATGAGCGGAGTATCTTATATGATTCCTTTTGTTGTTATAGGAGGATTACTAATTGCCATATCTCTTGCTATAGGAGGGGAACCGACACCGAATGGTTTAGTAATTCCGGAAGGGAGTTTTTGGAATAAAATTTCTGCTGTAGGAAGTACCGGTTTTACTTTAATGATTCCTATACTGGCTGGATATATTGCAAGTGCAATCGGTGATCGTGCCGCATTGGCTCCGGGCATGATTGGCGGTTGGATTGCAAATAACGGTTCTTTTTATAATTCCACTGCCGGTACCGGTTTTATCGGAGCAATAATAGCAGGACTTTTAGTCGGATACTTTGTAAAGTGGTTAAAACATTTTAAATACCCAGAAGCAATTCAGCCTTTAGTACCGATTATGTTGATTCCTATTACGGCTTCATTATTTATTGCCTTTATTTTTATATTTATTATTGGAATGCCGATTTCTTCACTGATGACAGCTCTTAATGCCATGCTTCAAAGATTATCCACAGGGAGCTTAATAATATTAGGAATTGTAGTTGGATTAATGCAAGGGTTTGATATGGGTGGACCATTTGGGAAAGTGGCTTTTATGTTTTCTGTAGGATTGATTGCAGAAGGTCAGCCTCAATTTATGGGAGCTCAGGCCTGTGCAATTCCGGTAGCTCCCTTAGGAATGGCATTAGCTACGTTTCTGGACCGCAAACATCGATTGTTTCAATCAGAAGAAACAGCAAATGGTAAAGCAGCATTGGCTATGGGATTAGTAGGAATATCAGAAGGGGCAATTCCTTTTGCTGCCAGTGATCCATTTACAGTTATCCCGGCTAATATGATAGGTTCTGCTGTATCATGTACTATGGGATTTTTGTTTGGAATTACGGATACGGTAGCCCATGGAGGGCCCATTGTATTATTGTTAGGAGCAGTAAATAAACCGCTGATTGGACTGTTATGCATGATGGCCGGCGCATCCGTAACAGCATTAATATGCTTGACATTAAAAAAATATAAGTACAGCAAAGTCGAAAAGAGTTATAATTAA
- a CDS encoding Cof-type HAD-IIB family hydrolase has protein sequence MGRKIIFFDIDGTLTKCEKNIHKPTPETIRAIRKLKENRIYVAIATGRSKCFIQKSILELEPDILICNNGAYIEMNGEVINSKPISKTYVVDIVNTGKIYEIPIVLESPECCYAVNMSLEERKRLIRNIAVESRFIKTVDEQKSFLEQFQIYKLIVILPTKEKFDIINRKYGNEFNILRQQSFYSYDFYPKNVSKGKGVRIIKEYVGNKLTESYAFGDDVNDMEMLNEADIGIAMGDGNEELKKHADYVTEPLEQEGISKMLTRLELI, from the coding sequence ATGGGTAGAAAAATCATATTTTTTGATATTGACGGAACACTAACAAAATGTGAAAAAAATATCCATAAACCAACACCGGAAACAATAAGGGCAATACGGAAATTAAAAGAAAACCGTATTTATGTGGCGATTGCAACGGGACGATCCAAATGCTTTATTCAAAAAAGCATACTGGAATTAGAACCGGATATTTTAATTTGTAATAATGGAGCTTATATTGAAATGAACGGTGAGGTAATTAACAGTAAGCCGATTTCAAAAACATATGTTGTGGATATTGTAAATACCGGTAAAATATATGAAATTCCCATAGTATTGGAAAGTCCGGAATGTTGTTATGCAGTTAATATGAGTTTGGAAGAGAGAAAACGATTGATTCGAAATATTGCGGTAGAGAGTAGATTCATTAAGACAGTAGATGAGCAGAAATCGTTTTTAGAACAATTTCAGATTTACAAATTGATTGTTATACTTCCTACTAAAGAGAAATTTGACATTATTAATCGCAAATATGGAAATGAATTTAATATATTGAGACAGCAATCATTTTATTCTTATGACTTTTATCCGAAAAATGTGTCAAAAGGTAAAGGAGTACGGATTATTAAAGAATATGTAGGAAACAAGTTGACGGAAAGTTATGCCTTTGGCGATGACGTAAATGACATGGAAATGTTGAATGAAGCAGATATTGGAATTGCAATGGGTGACGGCAATGAAGAATTAAAAAAGCATGCAGACTATGTAACGGAACCATTGGAACAAGAAGGCATTTCTAAAATGCTAACTCGATTGGAACTTATTTGA
- a CDS encoding DeoR/GlpR family DNA-binding transcription regulator — MLLQERLYHIMNIIHSKSFVTIKELMDELDVSKSTINRDLIELEKRGMVKRERGGATAVEISKTLSTFNEMPVVDKENLSADAKRIICEKAVENVKDGDCIYIDGGSTPAYLIQGLLRKRVKIVTASTYLLRKIPSSFQEEVYLLGGEFHFGYDMSVGTMACDMLHSFNFDHGFFSTNGINLDTGEVYVFDVKVGAVKLEAMKRCNRNYLLVDDSKFNVKALCTWTELSAFTNVYVNMFSKERKLPDNFIICS; from the coding sequence ATGCTATTACAGGAGAGACTATACCATATTATGAATATTATTCATTCAAAATCCTTTGTAACAATTAAGGAGCTCATGGATGAACTGGATGTATCAAAATCAACTATTAATAGAGATTTGATCGAATTAGAAAAACGCGGTATGGTAAAGCGTGAACGGGGCGGAGCAACGGCAGTGGAAATATCCAAGACCTTATCTACCTTTAATGAAATGCCCGTTGTTGATAAAGAAAACCTCAGTGCAGATGCGAAAAGAATTATATGTGAGAAAGCAGTAGAAAATGTAAAAGATGGAGATTGTATTTATATAGACGGAGGGTCAACACCGGCTTATTTGATACAAGGACTTCTTAGAAAACGTGTGAAAATTGTTACTGCAAGTACCTATTTATTACGTAAGATTCCCTCCAGCTTTCAGGAAGAAGTTTATTTATTGGGAGGAGAATTCCATTTTGGTTATGATATGAGCGTAGGAACTATGGCATGTGATATGCTGCACAGTTTCAATTTTGATCATGGTTTTTTCAGTACAAATGGTATAAATCTGGATACAGGAGAAGTATATGTGTTTGATGTAAAGGTGGGTGCTGTTAAACTGGAGGCTATGAAACGTTGTAACCGTAATTATCTGTTAGTTGACGATTCAAAGTTTAATGTGAAGGCATTATGCACATGGACTGAGTTAAGTGCATTTACAAATGTGTATGTGAATATGTTCTCTAAAGAAAGGAAATTACCGGACAATTTTATTATATGCAGCTGA
- a CDS encoding glycyl-radical enzyme activating protein, giving the protein MRSDINLEHHINKIKIFNIEKFATHDGEGIRTVVFMQGCPLHCPWCSNPESQCMDSHLFYTKKKCVHCHRCVQVCPTHAITFCEEHFSYDKEKCIHCKQCVSNCFNEAIEFSGILKTVEEIVAEVEKDKDYYDYTGGGVTISGGEPFLQFDGFLELLKALKKESLNIAVETTGQCTLTHLKQAIPYIDTFLFDVKHTDKEVLKSVTGGDLDMILNNLRYIAENYKERVIIRVPVIPKFNYEKDVLASIIKLGSELRVKEVHLLPYHTLGKNKYEKMQKPYRMEGIPTVNKSELLSYIDIGKVHNVTVKIGG; this is encoded by the coding sequence ATGAGAAGTGATATTAATTTAGAGCATCATATCAATAAAATTAAAATATTCAATATAGAAAAGTTTGCAACTCATGACGGTGAGGGTATACGCACTGTTGTATTTATGCAAGGGTGTCCCCTTCACTGTCCTTGGTGTTCAAATCCGGAATCTCAGTGTATGGATTCACATTTGTTTTATACCAAAAAGAAATGTGTGCACTGTCATAGGTGCGTACAGGTTTGTCCGACCCATGCAATTACGTTTTGTGAAGAACATTTTTCTTATGATAAAGAAAAGTGTATCCATTGCAAACAATGCGTCTCCAATTGTTTCAATGAAGCAATTGAGTTTTCGGGTATTTTAAAAACAGTGGAAGAAATTGTAGCAGAAGTAGAAAAGGATAAGGATTATTATGATTATACCGGTGGTGGAGTTACCATATCAGGTGGAGAACCATTTCTGCAATTTGACGGCTTTTTAGAATTGTTGAAAGCATTGAAAAAGGAATCATTGAATATTGCAGTTGAAACAACGGGACAATGTACCCTCACACATCTGAAGCAGGCTATTCCATATATAGACACATTTCTATTTGATGTAAAGCATACGGATAAAGAGGTACTTAAATCTGTAACAGGCGGAGATTTGGATATGATATTGAATAATCTCCGTTATATTGCAGAAAATTATAAGGAACGTGTTATTATAAGAGTTCCTGTTATTCCTAAGTTTAATTATGAGAAAGATGTTTTGGCTTCGATTATAAAATTGGGAAGCGAACTCCGCGTAAAGGAGGTCCATTTACTGCCCTATCATACCTTGGGTAAAAATAAATATGAGAAGATGCAAAAGCCTTATAGAATGGAAGGAATTCCTACAGTAAATAAAAGTGAATTGTTGTCATATATAGATATAGGAAAGGTCCACAATGTAACTGTAAAAATAGGCGGTTAG
- a CDS encoding pyruvate formate lyase family protein yields the protein MARINIDGEQNVEVSKKIPCEKPLKQQLEIMEAYTKAYKESEKLDKARRELNCLKTIFPVLFRSIEDTDLIAGRLDYLPIGFGSTTSIGGVGHYCVFHKLREFKELLSTEDEKNRVDVLYDYWQDHDIKSIYCQDVLNDTTTGRFIDCNYPLMATARLSGMMLNYKRLMKYGINGLIRIIQLKPQNEFLSCSIEALNLLKDVIDRQKELVLEKIPSANTERKKELDLMFKDLDAIREEPPHTFHQALQLFWIYALCAGVINYGRLDDILGTYLKRDIDEGIITEEDAYRYLKSLWWMIENRRTTVNGRIIVGGEGRDDVEGADLFTRICLKVCKNTRYVEPQFTLRLYKDTPEDIKDMAYDCISSGATYPTLYNDEVNVPAVEYAMRLDKKTAQQYVPFGCGEFVIQGKSVGTPNTLLNLLKLLNITLNKGIDPMDGIYKGGPIHIKPLDEYRTFEEFYSQYKELLDYYFDLSIEAQYHSYEVMNKEVSFLFTSILMDDCIDRGKALLDGGVEILGGTNETYGNINASDALYAIKSLVFDQEKYTLKELNEAALHDFVGYEKIRKELLDVPKYGNDHKECDDLANDLYEFVAKGIRQRGIGKGMGYYLIVISNNQTNTDWGHKTSASLDGRRKGQYMNPANNPQGGAAKSGPTAVLNSLSRFKARYHGGSVQNIRFTPHMMKEDKEKVKALFDVYFKKGGCQLMVTVVDHGVLEDAQKHPQKYPDLLVRVAGYSAVFVDLMPDVQEELLSRELYG from the coding sequence ATGGCAAGGATTAATATTGACGGAGAACAAAACGTAGAAGTAAGTAAAAAAATACCCTGTGAAAAACCGCTAAAACAACAACTTGAAATTATGGAAGCATATACGAAAGCTTATAAAGAAAGTGAAAAACTTGATAAGGCAAGGCGTGAATTGAATTGTCTTAAAACCATATTTCCCGTATTGTTCCGTTCTATTGAAGATACGGACTTAATAGCAGGAAGACTTGATTATCTTCCCATTGGTTTTGGAAGTACTACAAGCATCGGAGGAGTGGGACATTACTGTGTATTCCATAAACTGAGGGAGTTTAAAGAACTGTTAAGTACTGAGGATGAGAAGAATAGAGTAGATGTTCTATATGATTATTGGCAGGATCATGATATTAAGTCAATCTATTGCCAAGATGTATTGAATGATACAACAACGGGACGATTTATAGATTGTAATTATCCTTTAATGGCTACAGCACGTCTAAGCGGCATGATGCTGAATTATAAAAGATTGATGAAATATGGTATTAACGGTTTAATTCGGATAATTCAATTGAAACCCCAGAATGAGTTTCTTTCTTGTTCTATAGAAGCATTAAACCTTTTAAAAGATGTGATAGACCGACAAAAGGAATTGGTTTTGGAGAAAATACCTTCTGCAAATACGGAACGTAAGAAAGAATTGGACCTTATGTTTAAAGATTTAGATGCAATTCGTGAAGAACCGCCTCATACCTTTCATCAAGCATTACAGCTATTTTGGATTTATGCCTTATGTGCCGGTGTAATTAATTATGGAAGATTGGATGATATATTAGGTACTTATTTAAAGCGTGATATTGATGAAGGGATAATTACAGAAGAAGATGCATACCGCTATTTAAAATCTTTGTGGTGGATGATTGAAAATCGCCGTACGACGGTTAACGGACGTATTATTGTGGGAGGAGAAGGGCGCGATGATGTGGAAGGCGCAGATTTGTTTACAAGGATTTGCCTCAAAGTATGTAAAAATACAAGATATGTAGAGCCTCAGTTTACGCTGCGTTTATATAAAGATACACCTGAGGATATTAAGGATATGGCTTACGATTGTATTTCTTCCGGAGCTACTTATCCTACCCTTTATAATGATGAAGTAAATGTTCCGGCAGTAGAATATGCTATGAGACTTGATAAAAAAACGGCTCAGCAATATGTACCTTTCGGGTGCGGTGAATTTGTTATCCAAGGAAAAAGTGTCGGTACCCCCAATACATTGTTGAATTTACTGAAATTGCTGAATATAACTTTGAATAAAGGTATAGATCCCATGGATGGTATTTATAAGGGGGGACCTATCCATATAAAACCGCTGGACGAATACAGGACTTTTGAAGAATTTTATAGTCAATATAAAGAACTATTGGATTACTATTTTGATTTAAGTATAGAGGCTCAGTATCATAGTTATGAAGTGATGAATAAGGAAGTGTCGTTTTTATTTACGAGTATTTTGATGGATGACTGTATTGACAGAGGGAAAGCATTGCTTGACGGAGGAGTGGAAATTTTAGGCGGAACAAATGAAACCTATGGAAATATCAATGCGTCAGACGCACTGTATGCAATTAAGAGCCTGGTCTTTGATCAGGAGAAATACACTCTGAAGGAGTTGAATGAAGCGGCATTGCATGATTTTGTAGGGTACGAAAAAATCAGAAAGGAACTCTTGGATGTTCCGAAGTACGGTAATGATCATAAAGAATGTGATGATCTTGCCAACGATTTGTATGAGTTTGTGGCTAAGGGTATCAGGCAGAGAGGAATTGGTAAAGGAATGGGATATTATTTAATTGTAATCAGTAACAATCAAACAAATACAGACTGGGGACATAAGACAAGTGCTTCTTTAGATGGAAGACGAAAAGGACAATATATGAATCCGGCCAATAATCCTCAAGGTGGTGCTGCCAAAAGCGGTCCGACGGCGGTCCTCAATTCTCTGTCGAGATTTAAAGCCAGGTATCACGGAGGAAGCGTACAGAATATTAGATTTACACCCCATATGATGAAAGAAGATAAAGAAAAGGTAAAGGCTCTCTTTGATGTATATTTTAAGAAGGGAGGGTGCCAATTGATGGTAACGGTGGTTGATCATGGGGTGTTGGAAGATGCACAGAAACATCCTCAAAAATATCCGGATTTGCTTGTAAGAGTGGCAGGGTACAGTGCAGTATTTGTAGATTTAATGCCGGATGTACAAGAAGAATTATTAAGCAGGGAGTTGTATGGCTAA